The DNA sequence TACAGTATCTTCTCTGCTTCCACAAGAATTAATAGTTAATATGCTGGTTATCAATAAAATAAAAAAGGATGAGATTGAAAAAGTTTTTTTCATTTCAATTTAAATTTTTATATATTTGTAAAAATTAAACGATTACAACACGAAAACATTGTCCGACAAATGTCGGATTATTTTTTTATACTAAAACTAAATTTTGAAAATTATGGCAAGCTATGTTACAAAGGAGGGGTTAGATAAAATGAAAGCTGAGCTGGAACAGTTAGAAACTGTAGAAAGACCTAAGATTACTCAGCAGATAGCAGAAGCAAGAGACAAAGGCGATTTGTCTGAAAATGCAGAATATGATGCAGCGAAGGAAGCGCAGGGAATGCTTGAAATGAGAATTTCTAAATTGAAAGACGTTATTTCTGGTTCTAAAATTATAGATGAAAGTCAATTAGATACTTCAAAAGTTTCCATTTTAACAACCGTGAAACTTAAAAATAATGCGACACAGCAACAGCAGGTTTTTACCTTGGTCCCAGATAATGAAAGTGATTTGAAGACAGGTAGAATTTCAGTTAATACGCCTATTGCTAAAGGCTTATTGGGTAAGGTGGTAGGTGAAACAGCAGAAATTGTTTTACCAAACGGAAATAAATTATCTTTCGAAGTACTTGAAATTACCTTGTAAAGACTAACTTCTAGAACCTGATTATGAGTACGATATTCACAAAAATCATTAATGGCGAAATTCCTTCTTATAAAATTGCAGAAGATGAGAACTTTATCGCATTTTTAGATGTAATGCCTTTGGTGAAGGGACACACCTTAGTAGTTCCTAAGAAAGAAGTTGACCTGATTTTTGATCTGGAAAGTGAAGAGTATAAGAATCTTTGGGCTTTTTCCCAAAAGATCGCTAAACAGATCAAAGATGCGATTCCATGTGTAAGAGTTGGAGTTGCTGTAGTAGGACTGGAAGTGCCTCACGCACATATTCATTTGATACCATTAAATAAAGTGGAAGATATGAATTTCAGAAATGAGAGATTGAAGCTAACGGCTGAAGAATACACCGAAATTCAAAACTCAATCATTAATTCTTAAAAAAGTAAAAAATCGTGAAAAAGAAATTTTTTGCGATTTTCTTTAACATATATAGTATATAATAGTATGAATTCAAACCAATGTTCTTTCTGTGGTAGAAAAAGAAATGAAGTACAGATGCTTATTTCAGGACAGAACGGATTTATTTGCGAAAATTGTATAGAGCAGGCACATTCCATTGTTAAAGATAGTGGGAGTAAAACTGAATTTTCACCTGCAGAAAATATAGACACCCTTAAAAAGCCTAAAGAAATTAAAGAATTTCTGAACCAATACGTAATTGGACAGGATCAGGCAAAGAAACAGCTTGCAATAGCAGTATACAATCATTATAAAAGATTGCTTCATGCCCAGGACGAGAACCGTGAAGTTGAGTTGGAAAAATCTAACATTATCATGATCGGTGAAACCGGAACTGGAAAAACATTACTTGCAAAAACTATTGCGAGAGAGCTTAATGTTCCTTTTTGTATTGTCGACGCGACAATATTAACGGAAGCGGGATATGTAGGGGAAGATGTAGAAAGTATTTTGTCGAGACTCCTTATGGTTGCTGATTATGATGTGGAAAAAGCAGAGAAGGGAATTGTATTTATTGATGAAATAGATAAGATTGCCAGAAAATCTGATAACCCAAGTATAACCAGAGACGTTTCTGGAGAAGGGGTTCAACAGGGCTTATTAAAATTATTAGAAGGGAGTATTGTCAATGTTCCACCTCAGGGAGGAAGGAAACATCCTGATCAAAAATACATCCAGGTAAATACACAAAATATATTATTCATTGCCGGTGGTGCTTTTGATGGGATCAAAGAAATCATCGAAAGAAGAATGAATAAACAAGCTATTGGATTTAGCTCTGAAAAAATAAATAAAATAGATGAGGATGACTATGTATTAACAAATATTAATGCAATTGACCTTCGTTCTTTCGGATTAATTCCCGAACTTTTGGGTAGATTTCCAATCATAACATATCTGGAAAAACTGACAAAGGAAACGATGGTCCGTATTATGAAGGAACCAAAAAATTCAATTATAAACCAGTTTATAGAGCTCTTTAAAATGGATGGCACAGAATTGGTATTTACGGATGGTGCTATTGAAAAAATTGTTGACGAAACTATTGACAAAGGATTGGGAGCCAGGGGACTTAGAGGAACAACTGAAAAAGTCTTGGAGGATCATATGTTTGCAATAGGTGAGGAGAAAAAAATAGTATTAACTGAAGATAATATTATTGTTAATAAATAAAAATAATTTTTTTATTATGAAAAAAATCATACCTTTGCGGGTGAGATTGTATTATAACACACACAAATAATTTATACAATGAGAAAAAGTTTATTTGCTATAGGTCTTTTAGCAATTAGTTATTCTGTTCAGGCGCAGATATTATGTCACGTAGACGCTAATGCTAATATGTATGTAAGTAAGGGCACGCTAGTTTATAGTGGTGGAGGTTTACAAATGAAAGCTAATGGTACTATCGAAAACCATGGGAATTTTATGGTTTCTGGTACAGGTACTGATCTTATTAAAACAATAGATGCTTCCAATGCTGATAAAACAGAAGCTAACGGAGGGGGAAATTTTATTAATAAGCTTAATGAGCCAACTGCTTATGCATCTGTAAATACCAATAGCTCTGCGGCTACTCCCGTTTATACGTATGGACAATTATTCATCACAGGTATTCCACAAGCGAATATTACTGGGATAGTTGATCAAGAGTTCAGACAAGTTCGTCACGGTGATTACCAACAAGTTGGTATGCCATTCTATTTTAAAACTCCATCTACTTTAAGTACTGAATTGGGTAAAACATTCACTCCAGTAAGAAAGTCAAAAAATGATGTTCTATATTGGAATAACAATACAGTACAATTTGTTCATTTATCACCAGTCAATGGTATTTACAAATTTGGTGATGCTGCACCTCCTTACGCTTATTGGGCATTGGGTGGAGCTACACTAGATGTAAGTAATACTACACGTACTGTAAAGGGACGTCCTGTGAGTGATGTCAGCGGAGCAGGTGTTTTTGGAACTAGCCCTACACTACAAAATGCAGGAGCTGGAATTAACTTTGGAGCAGGTGGAAATAATCTAAATGCATATAGAGAAAAATACAATACCTATGCATATGATCCATTCGAAATTCCTTCAGGTGGAGCAGCATGGACAGGTAATTATGCCAGAAACATGTATCAGTTTGGTAATCCATTTTTAACCAACCTTGACCTATCAAAGATTGCATATAACGAGCCTGCTGCTAATGGTGATGGCGTAAATCTTAGTAATATTTATGGTGTAGTACTTGATGTATCCGGAGTTGTAAATAACCAGGGTGGAACAACTACAAGTGCTTTTAAAGCGATCACATTCAATGCTGGTGTTCCAACAGGAGATATCGATTATATGATGATTAGACCTTTTGGTGCTTTTACCATTAAGCTTAATAACAATAATAATACTGATGTATTAAACTTTGGTAATCTTAGAAGATTTAATTACTACAGCAGAGCAGCAAATACTGATTATAATGTTAATGCAAGCAGATCTGCATCGGCTAATACTAACGGTACTGTAAAGCAGTTAGGAGTTATTGCTCTTGATGCTAACGGTGCTGAAATAGGAAAAACTTATTATGTAGTTTATCCTAATGGTACTACTGGTCATGCTGCAAATGCAAAAACACAATATGCAGCTTCAACAGCTGATGTTATTGGTACTTTTGAAGAAAACACAGCTGGAGGATACGACAATGACTATACTTCAAAATATTGGTTACGTATCAATGAAGCTAATGAAAATGATTTCAAAGGGAAAAATGTAATGTTAGCGACTTACAGTGCTAATATTAAATCTTTTAAATTTGAAATTAGAGAGAATGCTGAATTGGTAAATAAAGGGACACACCAATTATCTTCAGGTACAGGTTTCTATTACAAAGCTCCAAACGGAACAGTAACTGAAGCAAAACAAGGAGATGTAATTCCTGCTGCCGGAACTGAGTACAGTTTATATTACGGTGCACCTGAGGCATCCACAGCAAGAAATATTGCAAGTGATGGAGCAAATATTAAGCCTTCATCAAGAACTAAAGTAGTTTATAACCCGGATATTACAAATTATATAGTAAGATTTGATCCGGATTGGAAGAAAGCAGATATTGAAGTTTATGATATGAGTGGTAAACTAGTAATCTCTAAAAAAGCAGTTAATACTTCTACAGATTTTGTAATTGAATTAAGCAATTCTATTAAAAACTCTTATGTAGTAAAAATTGTTTCAGATAAGGGAGAAACTGTTAACACTAAAATCTTAAAATAAAATATATGAAAGCTTTAAATAAACTATTATATAGTCTTTTTCTTTTTGCCTTTTGTGTATTAAATGCACAAGGAACAGGCCCTGGGGGACAACCTCCTCAGCCAGGTGGACCACCTACTGGTCCTGGTGGAGATTCAGTGCCAATTGATATGTATGTTTATGTACTGTCAATAGTCGCGGTAGCATTTATTGTATTTTTCACAAAAAAATACAAAAGTCAAAAAATATAAAATTTTTATTAAAATAAATAAAACTCTCTGATTAGTCAGAGAGTTTTTTTATTTTTACATTATGAAAAAGATATTTGTATTATCAGCAGTTTTATCTGCTTTTTCTTTACAGGCACAATTTACAGTTACCGTTCAGGCGCCGGCAGATTTTAAAGATCAAGATGCAATTCTATATACTTTAAATGGTTCTAAAGATGTTATTTTTACTAAAGAACAAAGTAAAAATAATGTGTGGACTTTTAAATATCCTCAAAGTTATGTGGGTATGATGAAAATGTATTTTCCTAACACCAATAATACCTTTAATTTTATTTCTGAAAATAAAAATGTGAGTATTAAATTAGATACTCAAGGCAATAAAATTAAAGATGTTATTTATCAGGATGAGGCTAACAGCTTAATGAGCAAGCAACAGGAGGGATCACAAAAGAAGGAGCTTATACTTCCTGCTTTGACTCAAATCAAAGAATATTATAAAGATAATACAGACTTTGGTAAGGCTTTAAAAACTGAAATTGCCAGATTATCAGGTGGTAGTACTGAATTGAACCAGACGGATCATCCATTTATCTCTTACTACAATACTAATTATAGTAAATTTTTGACCAATGATCCATCCAAGAAAGTATCACAAGACGAAATCATTAATTTTATTGATAAGTCGAATGATATGCTTGAAACGTCATCTCTGCTAAGACCATTGCTGGTTTCCTATCTTAATTCAGGAGGGAATACTAATGTAGATGGTTCTGTAGATAAATTGCTTAATCAGTTGAAGGTTGAAACACCACGTGGACAAACTGTTTTATCCGAGTTAATAGATATCTTTGATGTTTATGAAATGGCTGATCTAAAGAAGAAATATCTAGATCAGGCTAAAGGCCTTAAATGTACCATTACGGATAGATTAGCATCAACGCTTAAATCAAATGCTAATGTGCAGATTGGAGCTGCTTTTCCTAACTATAAATTTCAATCACCGGTCAATACAACAGCTAAGTCCATTTACGATGTAAAAGCTGATAAAAAGGTTGTTGTTTTTTGGTCTTCGACTTGTTCACACTGTGAAACTGAATTGCCTAAGCTTCTTGAAAAATATAACGATTTAAAATCTAAAAATGTGCAGATCATTGGATTGTCTCTGGATGTAGATAAAGACTCTTATTCTAAGAGGATTACTGCATTTCCATGGATCAATGACTCTGAATTAAGAGGATGGAATAGCAGCTATAGCGAAACGTACAATATTCATGCAACACCTACTTATTTTATTTTAGATGCTAACAATAAGATAATCAGTAAACCAGACCATGTTGCCGATGTTTTGGAGTTTTTTAAGTTAAAATAATTTTGGAGGTATAGAAATATTTTATATATTTGCACCACCAAAAAGGCGAGGTAGCTCAGTTGGTTAGAGCGCAGGATTCATAACCCTGAGGTCACGGGTTCAATTCCCGTCTTCGCTACTAAAAAGGAAAAGTAATTAATTTACTTTTCCTTTTTTTATGTTCTTTAGTTGCAAAACAATATGCACAAATTTTACGATCAGTATTCTCCTGAATTTAATCTTGGTTATTTTCTTCGTGATTTATCGATGAGAATTTATTTATCATTTATTCAACCGATAAAGCATGCTGATCAGTTGTAATGGATATTGTTTTAAAATAGCCAAGATGTAGTATACGATATCCGATTTGGATTAATAGTAGGGCAAGGTGCTATAAAGACTAATGGTAAGCCTTGGAAATGTTGCTATGAAAAAGATATTAGCTATTCTATTATAAAAAAAGAAACCACAACTATATGTTGTGGTTTTTATCTTTTTATACTAGGTACTTTGATATCCCAAAAGCTTTCTTATCTGATAGAAGAACCTTTCAATAAGCCTTAAATCCTGAGTTACAATATCAGCATTCCCTTTAAGTTCTTTATCAAAAGTGAGCGTTCTGTTATAGGATGTTTTCAAGCCCTTAGGCAGGATTACATCGACATAATAATTTCCTTTGTCATCTGTAGAAAGGGAGATGTTTTGAACCTTTCCTTCTACGATACCATATTCCTGAAACCGGTAATTATCTAGTTTGATCAATACTTTTTCTCCCGGAATAATTTTACCTGAATTAATAGGAGGTACATACATTCTTCCCACTAAGTTTTCTTTGTTTCTGGGTAATATAGATAAAATTGCGTCACCCGTTTTTACGAATTGATTTTCACCAAAGAATTGTTGAAAGCTGGCAATACCATCTGTAGAAGAAATGACAAGAAAATTCTGTTCCCATTGCTTCATAGACTTCCTTAGTTGTTCAAATAATTGTAAACTTTGAGAAGAGTAATTGATCTTATCTTTTTCTGTATTAATAGCTGTTCCGCTTTTAGTTTTGTTAAGATTGGAAATTGCTTCCTCCATCTGCGATAGGGAAATTGTAATGTTTTCCACATTTTGCTGAGCCTGAATATATTTTATTTTTTCAGCCTCAAGTTCTACAGAGGCAATAACGCCCTGATTGAAAAGTTCCTGAGATCGCTGATAGCTTTTCCTGCTAAGTTCGTATTTTGCCTGTTCCAGCTTTTTCTGTTGTCTTGTGGTCGCAATTCTAACTCTGTACTCAGAAATGCTTTGATTGGCCGCCAGACTTTCAGGTGCATACGGTTGAAGCCTTGTAAATAGATCCTGATCCTGAAATGCTTTCGCAAAATTATTATAATCGCCCTGAAGTTCTCCAAGTTTGAAGTGTGAAGCCTCATTCATCGGGAAGGAGGAAAGCTGATTGGGAGAAAGGGAATCAATGATCTTTTTTAATGCAAGAACATCTTTATAATTAGCCGCAGATTGCATAACCATGAGGATGTCATTCTTTTTAACCTCCTGATGGTCTTTTATAAATATCTTTTCAATTTTAGAATTCGTTCTTGCCTCTATTTTTTCGGGTGGATTTTGAGAGGTAACTACGATTGGCGCTGAAACAAATTCAGGATACTTTATGATGTAGCTCATAATCAAAATGAGAATGAGGATAATGAATATAATGGTATTTCCCCAACGGATCATCCAGTGAGGTGGTCGTGTAAGTATGTCCTGAACACTTTCTGAACGAAGCTCAATATTATCTAAAATTTCTTTTTCCATATTAGAATAAACAATTGAAAATAAAAATCCTCAAAACGAGGATTTTGCTTTAATCTCTATATAAATTGATCTATAGAGGTAGTTTGTAATCACATTTAGGGTCATTGCCCATTTCAACACCAGGAATTACTCCTCCCGGACAGTACTGATTGCACGCATTCCATACTTTATTACTTCCGATAATACAAAAACAATTGCAAGGATAAGCGGGAATGGGCCCAGCACCGTAAACCTGTTTCAAATTTTGTCTTTTGATTTTCTTTAAATCTTTCATAGTTAATATTTTTTAGGATTAGTTTAGTGAAGTTAGTAAAAAGCTAAGACTAACTTCCTAATTCTAACTGATTTTTTACAAGTCTGTAATATTCGCCTTTTAATGCAACAAGCTCAACATGACTTCCTTCTTCCACTACTTTTCCTTTGTCTAAAACAATGATCTTATCAGCGTGCTTTACTGTAGAGAGTCTATGGGCAATGACGATTGCTGTTTTTCCTTTAAAAAACTGTTCCAGATTTTCCATAATGACCTTTTCATTATTTGCATCCAATGCAGAAGTAGCCTCATCAAAAAAGATATATTCAGGAGATTTATAAACAGCTCTTGCTATGAAGAGTCTTTGTTTTTGTCCACCGCTTACCCCAACACCTTCATTTCCTATTTTGGTATTATAGCTTAATGGAAGTTCTTCAATGAAATCTTTGATGTTGGCAATCTCTACAGCTTTTCGTAATTTCTGCTTGTCCACAGTATCTTCTCCGATAGCAATATTATTAGCGATGGTATCATTGAAAACGTATCCTTCCTGCATTACAACACCACAACGGTCTCTCCAGAACCTTGGGGAAACATTTTTTAACTTTGTATTGCCGATTTTAATATCACCGCTATTAGGGTCATAAAACTTCATTAAAAGCTTTAAAAGAGTTGTTTTTCCACTTCCACTGGCTCCAACGATAGCGGTAGTTTTTTGATACGGAATGGTCAAGCTTAGGTTTTCAAAAACATATACATCTGAACCAATATATCTGAATGAAAGATCCTCAATTTCTATGTCTTTTTGAGGGAGTTCTGTAGCGTATTGTTCATCTTTACTTTCTTCGTCGTCTTTATCATGTATTTCACCTAATCTTTCAAGGGAAATCTTGGCATCCTGAGTTTGTTTTATGAAATCAATTAGCTGTAGTAAAGGACTGTTTAGCTGGCCAATGATGTATTGTACGGATAACATCATCCCTAAAGTCAGGTTTCCGTCAAGAACCAGTTTTGCAGAAAGGAAACTTACCAGAATATCTTTCATCTGATTAATAAAGTTACCCCCAACTGATTGCCATTGCTCCAGAGAAAGAGATTTAATTCTGATTTTAAATAATTTGACCTGTAAGAATTCCCAATCCCACCGTTTTTGTTTTTCAGCATTATGCATTTTAATTTCCTGCATTCCGTTGATCAGTTCGATCACCTTGCTTTGCTCCTGGGAAACCTGGGAGAATCTTTTATAATCAAGTTCCTTTCTTTTGGCTAAAAAGAAGGTGATCCATCCGATATACAAAATGGCACCTACCAGATAAACAACAAACAGTCTGTAATCGTAAAATAAAAGTACAATACTGAAAATAATTAAATTTACTAAGGAGAATAACGTGTTGAGTGAAGAATTGGTAAGTAACTGTTCAATTCTGTGATGGTCGTTAATTCTCTGCATAATATCTCCCGTCATTCTGGTATCAAAGAAACTGATGGGAAGTTTCATAAGCTTGATAAAGAAATCCGAGATAATAGAAATATTTATTCTTGCTGAAAGGTGAAGTAAGATCCAGCTTCGGATAACTTCGATCCCCATTCTTCCTAAGAAAAGCATAATCTGAGCGAGTAACACAAGGTAGATAAAATGGATATCCTGATTCTGTATCCCAACATCGACAATACTTTGAGTAAGGAATGGAAATATAAGGGATAATAAACTTCCCGCTAAAAGTCCAACGGCAAGCTGAATAACCAGTGACTTATACTTTAATAGATACTTGGAAAGAAAAGAAAAACTGGCTTTACTTTCTTGGTCATCAAATTCAGTTTGAAAAAAGGCAGGAGTCGTTTCTAAAATAAGAACGATCCCTTCTTCTGTACTTTCATTGGCATTTTCACCAATCCATAATTTAATAAATTCGTCCTTGGTGTAGGTAATCAGACCATAACTTGGATCCGAGATGTATACCTTATTATTCTTGTCAACTTTATAAACAACGACAAAGTGATTTTTGTTCCAGTGGACTACGCACGGAAAAGGAACTTCTTCAGCAAATGTATTAAAATCAACCTGAACTCCTAAGGAACGGAATCCTAAATCTTCGGCAGCATCACTTAATCCGAGTAAACTACTTCCTTCACGGGTCGTTTCTGAAAGACTACGGATTTGTTGTAGAGATATACTCTTACCATAGTGTTTACTTACTATTCTAAGACATGTAGGACCGCAATCTTTTGCATCCGGCTGTCTGTAAAAGGGAAATTTCTTCAAAATTTATAATCATTTAAAAATGCCGTCATATTTGACGACATTTTTTATTAATAGTATTAATACCAATTTTTTACTACCTGTAACTGCCATCAGTGTTCATACATCTGGACAGTATTGCATTACACATCTCTATAGGGCAATAGTTCGAATATAGGGAAACTTCTCCTTCACTTGTCAAAGAGCACACGGTCAAAACTCCTCCAGTTCCGGTTTTAGGATTTTGTATTGAATGTTCTTTTAAGTTTTTCATGGTGAAGTTTTTGATATATCTTTCTATTGTAAGACTTTTAGTAGCCTGTCTATTTTTTTCCTAAATTAGTGAAATTTGTTAAATTAATTGAATTATTTTAAATTTCATCATCTTCAAGCAATTCGTCAATGAAGTAATGGATATCTTCACGGTCATACTTGTCCGGAAACTGAAATCCATTAATGATTAAAATAGGAGTGAAATTTAACCCTGCGTTCGCATTTTCTAACGACATTGAATTAAGAGAGCTGAGATCCTCTAACTGTCCGTTTATGCCCGCCAGATCTCTGATCTGCTTGTCATCTTTGTTTTCGAACCACGTCTCTACAGCTTTTAGAAATTCACTTTCATGTTTATTTTTATAAATACTCATGAAATCGGAGAGAAGCGCTGTCGATTTTTCGTTCGATTTTTCAGAGAAGTAATTAAATCTTATCTGAGCAGAAATGTCATTTGGATATTTCTTTAATAAATTTTCTAATATTTCATGTGCCCCTTTACAGAAACCACAGTATGGATTTGAAACGACAGCAATATTGATTTTTGCACTTTTATTTCCAAGTGAAAAAGTTTGATTGTCAGTAAAAGTAATTTTTTCTTTTTCTACAAGCTCTCTTTTAAATAGATCATAATTTCTTTTGAATCTTAGATTTTTGGCATTAGATTTTTGAAGAGCTTCTTTGTCATTAAGTAAATTATTGAAGTAAGAAACAATGAAAAAGATGATGCCCCATAATAATAAACTTAGTACAGCAATGTTTGTATTAAAATAAAAATTTTCGAAAAAGAATAAGGTAAGTACCACCTGAGCAACTAAAATTGAAATGATCAGAAGACATACCCTGCAAAATGTTTTTTCTACAAAAGCCTGAACATATAAAGAATAGCCTACAGCAATTAATGAAACAATTGTAAAGCCTTTAATGATATATCCTGTAGCGGGTAAAAAAAGTCCCAGTACTGTAATTCCTATAAAGTAGATCAGGGAAAAATCAGAAAATTTTAATCCCAATATGCTGGTCTTATCTTCATTGATGATTTTATTACATGAATTGGTGGTTTTGTTTGTCGAAGTGTCACCACAAATACTTCCAATAACTGCTGAAGTATTTCCGAATTTCTGATTGAAGATTTCCAATGAAATATATACCCCGGCAAGTGATAAGAGATTAAAAAGAATTCCATACCAGGAGAAGTTGAGAAGAGAATATAATAAGACTACTCCGAGAATTACATAGATGAAAGGCTTATAATTAGATATCTTTTGTTCCGCATTTTCAGTCTTTTCAAATAATAATACAAAATCAGTTGAATTTTTATGAAGTTCCTCTTTATTTAAAGTCTTGGATTTATCAGAATAAACGGAATATTGCGTTCCAGTTTTCTTGACCAAAGAAAATGAATTTTCAACAATCGCAATAAATTCTTCAGGAAGCTCATCCCAATATTCTTTATCGAGTTCATATGCATCATTTTTAACTCCCAAAAAGTTAAGAGTATCACTGAAAGCTAAGGCTGAAGGATAATTCGGATGCGAATTAAATTGAAAAAGAAACTCCTGTTTATCTAGTTTTAAATAGCTAATTAGTTTATCTAAGGTCATATTAATATTTTTATCTAAAATACAAAGATGTTTTAAAAAACCAAACGGTTTTTCATTTTTATGGGATATATCGTGTTTTTTAATTATTTAACTAAAAAACTATTATTGTAAATTTCTGATAATTATATATTTAGGAATTGATCAGTATTGGACGAATTGTATTGAAATATTGCTATTTCTATAAATAATGAGGTTTTTAATAGACTTGTTTTTATTGCTGCTGATGATTTAGACCTCAAAATATTGTTTTAAAGAGCTTTGAAATGAATATTTTTCCTGGAAAATATTATCAAAAATGAAAATAAGATGAGTTATGATAGTAATTCCGGGAATTAGTAAAAATCCATTATAAAAGTCAAATATGGGACAGGAGAAACAGGTAAGCGATAAAACAATTGAAAATGCTAATCAGACTCGGGGAAGTAGAACGGTGTAATGACAGTTTTATAGAGATTCCCACAATCGAAAAGTAGAGTTATTTAGGGAAAAGCTGTTTTTTTAGA is a window from the Chryseobacterium sp. T16E-39 genome containing:
- a CDS encoding HIT family protein, whose protein sequence is MSTIFTKIINGEIPSYKIAEDENFIAFLDVMPLVKGHTLVVPKKEVDLIFDLESEEYKNLWAFSQKIAKQIKDAIPCVRVGVAVVGLEVPHAHIHLIPLNKVEDMNFRNERLKLTAEEYTEIQNSIINS
- the clpX gene encoding ATP-dependent Clp protease ATP-binding subunit ClpX, whose amino-acid sequence is MNSNQCSFCGRKRNEVQMLISGQNGFICENCIEQAHSIVKDSGSKTEFSPAENIDTLKKPKEIKEFLNQYVIGQDQAKKQLAIAVYNHYKRLLHAQDENREVELEKSNIIMIGETGTGKTLLAKTIARELNVPFCIVDATILTEAGYVGEDVESILSRLLMVADYDVEKAEKGIVFIDEIDKIARKSDNPSITRDVSGEGVQQGLLKLLEGSIVNVPPQGGRKHPDQKYIQVNTQNILFIAGGAFDGIKEIIERRMNKQAIGFSSEKINKIDEDDYVLTNINAIDLRSFGLIPELLGRFPIITYLEKLTKETMVRIMKEPKNSIINQFIELFKMDGTELVFTDGAIEKIVDETIDKGLGARGLRGTTEKVLEDHMFAIGEEKKIVLTEDNIIVNK
- a CDS encoding HlyD family secretion protein translates to MEKEILDNIELRSESVQDILTRPPHWMIRWGNTIIFIILILILIMSYIIKYPEFVSAPIVVTSQNPPEKIEARTNSKIEKIFIKDHQEVKKNDILMVMQSAANYKDVLALKKIIDSLSPNQLSSFPMNEASHFKLGELQGDYNNFAKAFQDQDLFTRLQPYAPESLAANQSISEYRVRIATTRQQKKLEQAKYELSRKSYQRSQELFNQGVIASVELEAEKIKYIQAQQNVENITISLSQMEEAISNLNKTKSGTAINTEKDKINYSSQSLQLFEQLRKSMKQWEQNFLVISSTDGIASFQQFFGENQFVKTGDAILSILPRNKENLVGRMYVPPINSGKIIPGEKVLIKLDNYRFQEYGIVEGKVQNISLSTDDKGNYYVDVILPKGLKTSYNRTLTFDKELKGNADIVTQDLRLIERFFYQIRKLLGYQST
- a CDS encoding T9SS type A sorting domain-containing protein; translated protein: MRKSLFAIGLLAISYSVQAQILCHVDANANMYVSKGTLVYSGGGLQMKANGTIENHGNFMVSGTGTDLIKTIDASNADKTEANGGGNFINKLNEPTAYASVNTNSSAATPVYTYGQLFITGIPQANITGIVDQEFRQVRHGDYQQVGMPFYFKTPSTLSTELGKTFTPVRKSKNDVLYWNNNTVQFVHLSPVNGIYKFGDAAPPYAYWALGGATLDVSNTTRTVKGRPVSDVSGAGVFGTSPTLQNAGAGINFGAGGNNLNAYREKYNTYAYDPFEIPSGGAAWTGNYARNMYQFGNPFLTNLDLSKIAYNEPAANGDGVNLSNIYGVVLDVSGVVNNQGGTTTSAFKAITFNAGVPTGDIDYMMIRPFGAFTIKLNNNNNTDVLNFGNLRRFNYYSRAANTDYNVNASRSASANTNGTVKQLGVIALDANGAEIGKTYYVVYPNGTTGHAANAKTQYAASTADVIGTFEENTAGGYDNDYTSKYWLRINEANENDFKGKNVMLATYSANIKSFKFEIRENAELVNKGTHQLSSGTGFYYKAPNGTVTEAKQGDVIPAAGTEYSLYYGAPEASTARNIASDGANIKPSSRTKVVYNPDITNYIVRFDPDWKKADIEVYDMSGKLVISKKAVNTSTDFVIELSNSIKNSYVVKIVSDKGETVNTKILK
- a CDS encoding signal peptidase codes for the protein MKALNKLLYSLFLFAFCVLNAQGTGPGGQPPQPGGPPTGPGGDSVPIDMYVYVLSIVAVAFIVFFTKKYKSQKI
- a CDS encoding TlpA family protein disulfide reductase, whose product is MKKIFVLSAVLSAFSLQAQFTVTVQAPADFKDQDAILYTLNGSKDVIFTKEQSKNNVWTFKYPQSYVGMMKMYFPNTNNTFNFISENKNVSIKLDTQGNKIKDVIYQDEANSLMSKQQEGSQKKELILPALTQIKEYYKDNTDFGKALKTEIARLSGGSTELNQTDHPFISYYNTNYSKFLTNDPSKKVSQDEIINFIDKSNDMLETSSLLRPLLVSYLNSGGNTNVDGSVDKLLNQLKVETPRGQTVLSELIDIFDVYEMADLKKKYLDQAKGLKCTITDRLASTLKSNANVQIGAAFPNYKFQSPVNTTAKSIYDVKADKKVVVFWSSTCSHCETELPKLLEKYNDLKSKNVQIIGLSLDVDKDSYSKRITAFPWINDSELRGWNSSYSETYNIHATPTYFILDANNKIISKPDHVADVLEFFKLK
- the greA gene encoding transcription elongation factor GreA, which produces MASYVTKEGLDKMKAELEQLETVERPKITQQIAEARDKGDLSENAEYDAAKEAQGMLEMRISKLKDVISGSKIIDESQLDTSKVSILTTVKLKNNATQQQQVFTLVPDNESDLKTGRISVNTPIAKGLLGKVVGETAEIVLPNGNKLSFEVLEITL